One segment of Phycisphaerales bacterium DNA contains the following:
- a CDS encoding ABC transporter permease gives MNSDAQTKSSQTKPLHVSLIIARRDLTRMLRQPSRMFAAIGTPALLWAFLASGFAEAIKPGQLDTERYDAFLLPGMMMLVAVFSAIFSSISLIEDRRAGWLQGVIVSPAPRWSITFGKILGATMVAWLQSLVLLAGLPLVGLTTGILGIVIAASASLLTSFAMAGLGFIFAWRSPSTSSFHAVMNLLFMPMWLLSGAFFPIQGASQWFQWIVWINPMTWCTSSIRDGLDHGNISFPFLATSLFAAAMFLIATLITSAPLDISREPQGSRRSRKSQKKTL, from the coding sequence ATGAATAGTGATGCTCAAACCAAGTCAAGCCAAACGAAACCTCTCCATGTGAGCTTGATCATTGCAAGACGTGATCTTACTCGCATGCTTAGGCAACCAAGTCGCATGTTTGCTGCAATTGGAACGCCCGCACTACTTTGGGCATTCCTCGCGAGTGGTTTTGCAGAGGCAATCAAACCTGGCCAGCTCGATACCGAACGCTACGATGCTTTTCTTTTGCCAGGCATGATGATGTTGGTGGCGGTTTTTTCAGCAATCTTCTCAAGTATCTCATTGATTGAAGATAGACGTGCTGGTTGGCTGCAAGGTGTCATCGTCTCCCCTGCACCTCGATGGTCAATCACATTCGGCAAGATCCTTGGTGCAACGATGGTGGCCTGGCTGCAGTCCCTTGTTCTACTTGCTGGACTTCCACTCGTTGGGCTCACGACAGGAATCCTGGGCATTGTGATCGCAGCATCTGCATCACTATTAACAAGCTTTGCAATGGCGGGACTGGGTTTTATCTTTGCCTGGCGTAGCCCCTCAACATCCAGTTTCCATGCCGTCATGAACTTGCTCTTTATGCCAATGTGGCTCCTGTCCGGAGCGTTCTTCCCGATTCAAGGTGCATCACAATGGTTTCAGTGGATTGTTTGGATTAATCCGATGACCTGGTGTACATCTTCGATCCGGGACGGTCTCGATCATGGGAATATTTCTTTCCCATTTCTCGCAACATCACTGTTCGCTGCAGCGATGTTTTTGATTGCCACCTTGATTACGTCTGCACCACTAGACATATCCCGCGAACCACAAGGTTCACGCCGCAGTAGGAAGTCTCAAAAGAAGACTCTCTGA